One part of the Malus sylvestris chromosome 2, drMalSylv7.2, whole genome shotgun sequence genome encodes these proteins:
- the LOC126587500 gene encoding transcription termination factor MTERF15, mitochondrial-like produces the protein MVLFSNFKHLRLVSSLFSYTFASKPKRFVSFDPNPSNFSLPNQLLYRPFASKISETQHHFTVNYLINSCGLSPEGAVSASKMFKLRSSENADSVLALLRNHGLSETQISKVFRSAPKILQLDPQKILLPKIEFFSSLGISREDLAKAVARKPNLLVMSLQNRIMPTYDFLRSMLLSEKNVVTVIKRSSWIFVEGHRKHLVRNVGLLRELGMPQTCIAFLLTHCSSVLMLNPEKLGKLVGEVKEMGINVENTTFASALDTLCGNNKLVWNRSREAYKKWGWSEDDVLSAFKRCPTCMIMSEQKLMQSMDFLVNKMGWSSGMIAKYPVVMNLSLERRLIPRCSVVKVLLLKGLINENFNLGSVVIPAEKQFLETFVNRYLGKVPQLLSVYQGKVDIQDA, from the coding sequence ATGGTACTGTTCTCCAATTTCAAGCATCTCAGGTTGGTTTCGTCACTATTTTCTTATACATTTGCATCCAAACCCAAAAGATTTGTCTCTTTCGATCCCAACCCCTCAAACTTTTCTCTTCCAAATCAGTTGCTTTACAGACCCTTCGCATCAAAAATCTCAGAAACCCAACACCATTTCACAGTCAATTACCTCATAAACTCATGTGGGTTGTCCCCAGAAGGTGCAGTTTCAGCATCCAAGATGTTCAAGTTGCGATCTTCAGAAAATGCAGACTCTGTTTTGGCACTTTTGAGAAACCATGGACTCTCTGAGACCCAAATCTCAAAGGTTTTCAGGTCAGCCCCAAAAATTCTTCAACTCGATCCTCAGAAAATCCTTCTGCCCAAGATTGAGTTTTTCAGCTCTCTGGGAATTTCAAGGGAGGATCTTGCAAAAGCTGTGGCTCGTAAACCAAACCTCTTGGTAATGAGCTTGCAAAACCGGATTATGCCCACTTATGATTTTCTCAGGAGTATGCTGCTTTCTGAGAAAAATGTTGTTACAGTGATCAAGCGCTCCTCGTGGATTTTTGTCGAAGGCCACCGCAAGCATTTGGTGCGAAATGTCGGGCTTTTGAGGGAACTAGGTATGCCCCAAACATGTATTGCTTTCTTGCTAACTCACTGCAGTTCTGTTTTGATGCTAAATCCTGAAAAACTTGGTAAACTTGTGGGGGAAGTTAAGGAAATGGGAATCAATGTGGAAAATACAACCTTCGCAAGTGCACTAGATACATTGTGTGGTAACAATAAGTTGGTGTGGAATAGAAGTCGCGAAGCTTATAAGAAATGGGGTTGGTCTGAGGATGATGTTCTTTCTGCTTTTAAGCGGTGCCCAACTTGTATGATTATGTCGGAGCAGAAGCTAATGCAATCGATGGATTTTTTAGTGAACAAGATGGGATGGTCGTCAGGAATGATTGCCAAGTACCCTGTGGTCATGAACTTGAGTTTGGAgaggagacttatcccgaggtgTTCGGTTGTTAAAGTTTTGTTGTTGAAAGGTTTGATAAATGAGAACTTCAATTTGGGTTCAGTGGTGATACCTGCGGAGAAACAGTTCTTGGAGACGTTTGTGAACAGATATCTTGGCAAAGTACCTCAATTGTTGAGCGTGTATCAAGGGAAGGTCGATATCCAGGATGCTTGA